TCTTCCTCCGTTCCAAGGAATAGAAGTAGATGGTTATCCCGGTAAGATCAGAAAACTTTCCGAAAGACTTGATCGAAGATCTGACTACATCATATTCTATCCTTTGTTTGCAGCGGGAGCATTCTTCCTATTCTGGAGTTTTGATTCCTCTTTATTGACTTTATTATGGATGGTAGAAGTGTTCATCGTCTTCTTAATGGGACTCATTCTGAAAAAAGAACATTTCCGTTACGTGTCCTTAGTAGCAATGATCATATGTTTACTTAGATTGATCTTCTGGGATCTTTCTCAGTCTTCTACAATCACCCGTGCACTGGTATTCTTAGGAGTGGGAGGAATACTTATCTTGATGAACACTCTTTACGGCAAATTTGGAAATAAGGAGAAAACAGATGCTCCGTAATCGATTATTATTCTTTGTTATACTTTTAACGTTTGGGGCAATCATTTCATTTTTGGCGGTAAAGAGTAAGGCCAACGTGGAAATGCCCGCCACTCTTTCTCCTGCATTCCAGTTACTGGGAAAACCGATCAAAACCTTGGATCGTTCTCTTACTAAACTTATGCCTATCAGCGATCTGGACGAGAAGAAGTTGGGAGATTCCGTAGCATTACGTTATGGATCTTACGCAGATGAAAAAGATCCGGATCTGATCTATTTAAAAAGTTTGGTCACCAACCTTACGGTCGGAAAAGACAAAAGATTCGAATATAGAGTTTTTATAATGGACTCTTCCGTTCCGAATGCTTATGCAATGCCGGGAGGGGTTTTATTCGTGACTAAAGGACTTCTTTCTATGGTAAGTTCAGAAGCAGAATTGGTCGCAGTGATCGGACATGAGATTGGTCACGTAGAACTTTCTCACTGCATGGATATGGTCAGAGGCGAATTATTAGCGAAAAAGATCGGTGCCTCCACACTAGGAGAGCTGGCAGATCTAACCGCAGCTTTACTTCTAAAACCTTCTTTCGGAAAAAACCAAGAAGATGAAGCTGATTCTTACGGTTACGATCTATTACTCAGAGAAAGTTACGATCCATTCGCGATGGGAAGGACTTTCCTCAAACTACAGGAAGAAAGCGGTGGAAAGGAAAATGCGGCTTCTCCCATCCAAGAATATTTTATGACACATCCTTATCTTTCTCATCGTTCCGAAAAATTTACGGAGAAGGCGAAACGAGAAGAGGAAGGAAAATATTATGTAGGAAAGAAAAACCTAAAAAAACGGGTCAGCCGTTACCAAGACGAACTTGATAAAGAATTCGTAAAGTACTGAGAGATCCTTCTTACAAATTTCAATTTTTATAACTAGAATAAAATCTAAAAATCCGAACCGTTCGGGAATTTTTCCGGACAGACATAGGTCCTACCCTCGGAGTTTTTATGAAAAAGATATTATTCGGGTGCATATTATTATTCGCTAGTTTAGGCTCCGCATTTGCAGAACAGGAAAAAGTCCTGATCGTTAGCGGTTTCTCCAAAGTTGCAGTTCCTGCAGAACTTGTGGAAATACGAATAGGAGTAGAAACAGAATCCAAAACTGCAGAAGAAGCTCATGAGAAAACCTCTTCAAAGACCGATTCTCTAGTAAAATATCTCAAAAAACAGTCCTTACTTTCGTTACAAACGGAAGCAATCCGTTTGCAAACAATATACGAATATCCTAAATCCGGAGCGAGACAGATCAAAGGTTATGTAGCGTCCAATACAATTTTAGTAAGAGCTAAAGTAGAATCTGCAGGCAAACTCATAGATGAATCTATTCAAAATGGAGCGAATCAAATTATTGGGATCCGATTGCAGGCAACGGATGCAAATTTAGAAAAAGCTTCCCAAGAAGCTTTACAGTTAGCGGCGAAGGATGCTCGCAAAAAAGCTGATATTATTCTCTCAGCATTAGGTTTGAAATTTAAGGATTTTGTAGAGATAAGAGCGGACTTCCAAGAAATTTCCGAACCACTTCCTGTCATGGATGGTTTTCAAACTATGAGCGCAAAATCTGCGACTCCAATCGAGGCTGGAAATTTATTTCGCGAAGCAAAGATCTTATTGAAAGTTTCTTATTAAAAAATCGGCAAATAAGTGAAAAAAATCTGTCTTTTCAATAGGTTATATGGGTATGGTATTTATGGATTGTTACCTAAGTACCAATAACCCGGTAAATAGTTAACATATATCCAATTCTCTTCACTATTCTCACTACGTGAGCGGCCCTTTCGGGGGCCGCTCCGGTCTTTTGTTTTTTTCCTTGCTCTCTTCCTGAATAATTGGTGTTTTGGGAAAAAAATTATTACTCTGGCACCTCATGAAAAAAAAGATTCTAGCTTTATTGGCAACTTATCTAGTTTGCTTTTCCTTATTCGGACAAACACTTCCGAATAACCAAAGGCAGCCTAAAAATCAACCTACCAACAATAACCAACAGCAACCACCTCAAGACCAAGCTCCTATCGGCGGTAACGATTCTTATAACTCTTCCTCAAGTAATGGAAGTACATACGGAAATGGTTTATTACATATTTTGGAATTAGATGGAGTCGCAGGAAGTCTGAACCAAGGCGGCCCTCAATCTATTAACGGAATTTTAAATAGTGTAAGGATTGCAGGAAGTGCATTAGGTGGGACCCCTGAATTCTTCAAAGAAGATAGTAAAACTACTCCAAGCGGCGGATTTCCTAAGATCAGATATTCTCACCAGTTATCTGATAATACATTCATCGGTATCGTCGCTTCTTTGGGAGAAAAATCTACAACAGAAACTACTACTACTAGTACTTCTAACAGATACACTACCGACAAAATTACGACAACTACCAACGAGTGGAAAGTGAAGTACGGTTGGGGACCTTTAAACTTAAACACTTCGAATAACATAAGTTACGAATTTTCAATTGGCTATGGCCAAGGAAAAACGACTGGAGACTATTCCAATTTCGGGATCAAACTCCCGGGTTTCAGCTCAGGAAGTTCGGATGGAATTTCAGGATTCGCGATCGGATTCGGAGACCTTAGATATAATATCACTACGCTTTCTTTAGACTACGGCGTTGCAGTTCCTATGTGGAGTTGGATGAATTGGTACTTTAGAGGTGATACAAGCTTCTTCTGGGGGACTTTATCTTTGAGTTCCGCTCAGCTTGGTGTGGACACAGGAGCTACTGCTGGAGCGTATAACGGTCTAGACTTCAACGCATTCAAATCCAAAGACGGATTCTTTGCGGGAGCTTCCGGATTTACTATGACTTTCGAAACAGGTTTCGTAATTAAACCGTTTGAAACATTCGGTATCAGATTCGGTGGATTCTACCAGCTTACCTATTTCAGTGTAGGTGAAGTAAAAGGACCGTCCATTTCCGGAGGGCAAGTAGTAGAAGCAGGAGCAGTTCCTAATTTAAGCTCTACTACTGACAACGAACAATTTGGAAACTACGGGGGAACCGTAGGATTAGTTAAGAATCTATAGTCGGTAATGCCGGCTTCAAGAGCCTGGACCTTTTGGGACAGGCTCTTATAATATTCTTCGTATTAAACCCCGGAGATAGAAAAGTTTTCGGGGTTTAATATAATCCGCGTGTACGTGCTTAGGAGTAACGCAACTAGAGTTCTTTAATAATTTCTGCCTTCTTCTTTTCGTATTCTTGTTTAGAGATCAATCCCTTATCCAAAAGTTCCTGCAAAGTTCTCAAACGATCTTCTATCGTTTTAGGGATTTTTTTGGTAGGAGTTACTACTTTCTTCTTAGAAGGATTCGCAGTCCAAAAACCATTTTTCACAAGGATGCGATTTTTCACTTCTTCTCCTTCTGTCGCAAATGTAAGATAATCTAAACCTTCGGGGCGGATCTCTGGAAGATAAATGGAATTACGAGAAGAAGGTTCCGGCTTTGAAATAGGGGCCAAAGTCCAATCTCTAAAAGAATATGTGGTCTGAAAATCAAGTACCTGTCCTATTTCAGAGAATTCTAATATGATCCCTTCCGGACTTTTTCTTATATAAAAAATAGTTCTTCTGATCCTAAGCCCAGGGCGAATTGGATCTTCTCTTTTGATTATTACTTGGTAGGCTTGAGGAAGTCCGTCCGGAATTTCTGCTTCTGCCCTAAATAATAATTCTCCCAAACGAGAGGCTTCCTCTTCCGTAAATAATCGGATCGGTTCCGAATTTAAAACTCCAGTATCCGCAACTCCCGTGAATTTAAAAAGTTTTTCCCATCTGGAAATAAATTCAGTCTTATCCAATTGGTCAGGCCCTGCACCTGTCAAAACTCCGGAGGCAGTGGGCAGCCAAGTCTCCGCTTGTAAGAAGAGTGGAGTTTCTGAACTCTTTTTAAGATAATATAATACGATCGAATCTGAAGAGGAAGCCATCCCCTTTCTTTGGGAAGACAAACAAGAGATCGTAAATAGAAGGGTAAGAAAGAAACTTAGAAGTTTAAGATTTTTCTTTTTTGCCCGAATCGGTTTTTTTAAGCATGCTGCCAATTTTTCCCAATTCCTCCGGCTTAATTTTCGCACCGGCGGCTTTCTTATTCTCAGCCTGGATTTCACGGTACACTTCCGCTCTGTGAACGGAAACTTCTTTTGGAGCCTTGACTCCGATCTTTACTTGATCCCCTTTGATATCCACGATAACGATCTCGATATCGTCACCTATAATAATGGATTCATTAGTACGCCTAGCTAGTACGAGCACTTAGGACATCTCCACAGTGGCGCTTTCCAAAATTCTTTCACGAACGGAATGGATCTCGTTGCGTGATACGAATTGGCGACCAGTCAAATCCGTCTTATTAATTAAAATAGGGCCTTGTAGATTTGCTGTCATAGATGCCGGATCATCGTTCGGAATCGTCACAATGACTAAGGTCAAAGCTTCCGAAACATCCTGCAACCCGATTTGAGAAAGTTCTTCTTGGCTCAAAATCGGTTTGTATTCTTTTTTAAATAAAGAAGGGGGAATTACTACAAAAGCAAGGTCCACTTCATCGACGGACTGCAACCATTTGAATACTGATTCTTCGTCTTCTTCGATTAGGGCAAAACTTTTGTATCCCCCGAAACCTAGAAGTCCTTCCGGAAATTTGATAAGTTGTCGCTCAGAAACTTTTATTTTTCCGAAAGGTTTGCTATGGATCTCAATCATCGACCGACCTATTTTTCAGAGCTTGGCTCTAAGTTTATACTTTTTTCAAATCACTATCCCCGACTGAATTTCGGAGAATCTTACTTTTATCTTAGAAAGTCCATCAAAGTGGATTTGATCACCTTGGATCCTACGTTAAGTGCATATTGATGGATAGTTTCCAGCCACTTCATATTCATGATAGTTTCCGGGAAATCGATTCCTTCGTTTTTAGCAAGCAACTCGGTCATATAAGATTTATCGAAAGAAACTCTTTGAGAATGCTCTTCCATACGATTCATCCTTGCGCCTACAATGGATCTATAACGAAGAATATTCTCCAATGCGAGATCCAAGTCTTGGATATCACGACCTGAAATTCTCTCTTGGTCTTTTTGGATCAAATCGTTCCTGAATTGGATCAAAACATCGAATACGGAAAGACCGGTAACAGTTGCAGAT
The sequence above is a segment of the Leptospira hartskeerlii genome. Coding sequences within it:
- the csrA gene encoding carbon storage regulator CsrA, which gives rise to MLVLARRTNESIIIGDDIEIVIVDIKGDQVKIGVKAPKEVSVHRAEVYREIQAENKKAAGAKIKPEELGKIGSMLKKTDSGKKEKS
- a CDS encoding SIMPL domain-containing protein; translation: MKKILFGCILLFASLGSAFAEQEKVLIVSGFSKVAVPAELVEIRIGVETESKTAEEAHEKTSSKTDSLVKYLKKQSLLSLQTEAIRLQTIYEYPKSGARQIKGYVASNTILVRAKVESAGKLIDESIQNGANQIIGIRLQATDANLEKASQEALQLAAKDARKKADIILSALGLKFKDFVEIRADFQEISEPLPVMDGFQTMSAKSATPIEAGNLFREAKILLKVSY
- a CDS encoding SHOCT domain-containing protein, producing MRKLSRRNWEKLAACLKKPIRAKKKNLKLLSFFLTLLFTISCLSSQRKGMASSSDSIVLYYLKKSSETPLFLQAETWLPTASGVLTGAGPDQLDKTEFISRWEKLFKFTGVADTGVLNSEPIRLFTEEEASRLGELLFRAEAEIPDGLPQAYQVIIKREDPIRPGLRIRRTIFYIRKSPEGIILEFSEIGQVLDFQTTYSFRDWTLAPISKPEPSSRNSIYLPEIRPEGLDYLTFATEGEEVKNRILVKNGFWTANPSKKKVVTPTKKIPKTIEDRLRTLQELLDKGLISKQEYEKKKAEIIKEL
- a CDS encoding M48 family metallopeptidase; protein product: MLRNRLLFFVILLTFGAIISFLAVKSKANVEMPATLSPAFQLLGKPIKTLDRSLTKLMPISDLDEKKLGDSVALRYGSYADEKDPDLIYLKSLVTNLTVGKDKRFEYRVFIMDSSVPNAYAMPGGVLFVTKGLLSMVSSEAELVAVIGHEIGHVELSHCMDMVRGELLAKKIGASTLGELADLTAALLLKPSFGKNQEDEADSYGYDLLLRESYDPFAMGRTFLKLQEESGGKENAASPIQEYFMTHPYLSHRSEKFTEKAKREEEGKYYVGKKNLKKRVSRYQDELDKEFVKY
- the fliW gene encoding flagellar assembly protein FliW, translating into MIEIHSKPFGKIKVSERQLIKFPEGLLGFGGYKSFALIEEDEESVFKWLQSVDEVDLAFVVIPPSLFKKEYKPILSQEELSQIGLQDVSEALTLVIVTIPNDDPASMTANLQGPILINKTDLTGRQFVSRNEIHSVRERILESATVEMS